The Myxococcota bacterium genome has a segment encoding these proteins:
- a CDS encoding ABC transporter substrate-binding protein, with translation MQGSGGLAGLVAALLAALLAVTAFQSFQLHNLEERAVVEARQLRELGASTDRLAARVDTLVRGGVRVAGAGDVADAYADVPVLHPERPNLLARDPFSWANPDVPHDQTLFRGWESGDPKGFNTLIENEADLAHKVEHYTMESLGGVARWTDPLQEVQGLAWRVEGNDDHTEFVLYLRRGVKWHVPSGVDLSDERYAWLRGEHELTAHDVVFGFDMLMNPQVENGAIKSYYGDLESWEAIDDYTVRVRWRKPLYFNLSLSISAPVIPEFLWAYDESGQRFPDETIGLRFNQHWYASKGVVGTGPYRMAEYRPGVSITLERNEDYWGEKPPIERIVYSIYSDPERTLLMLKSHEIQVGDLRPGQYRNELLRWQDVPAAERPDTPFLNGDVECSKQLDFAYSYIGWNADRPVFADARVRHAMTLAFDRQAIIDDIYVGLGEIAPGPFLSTSPFNDPDVPIEPFDLERARALLAEAGWTDSDGDGLLDRDLDGDGTREPFEFSLLLFAHSTEGLALANVLKDDLSKIGVRMRIDAAEWSLMQKKMDEKQFDAMYAGWAVGWEGDPYQIWHSSQADEPKGSNRIGFRDPEVDRLIVELRATFDRDERIRMYRRIHRRIAEAHAVSFFRVPYTVFCWWSDVKGVKFPMTRPLVDSLPWWIEPR, from the coding sequence GTGCAGGGCAGCGGTGGTCTCGCAGGCCTCGTGGCCGCGCTGCTCGCGGCCCTGCTCGCCGTCACCGCCTTCCAGTCGTTCCAGCTCCACAACCTCGAGGAGCGCGCCGTCGTCGAGGCGCGCCAGCTGCGCGAGCTCGGTGCGTCGACCGACCGGCTCGCGGCGCGCGTCGACACGCTCGTGCGCGGCGGCGTGCGCGTCGCGGGAGCCGGCGACGTCGCCGACGCCTACGCCGACGTCCCCGTGCTCCACCCCGAGCGCCCGAACCTGCTCGCGCGCGACCCGTTCTCGTGGGCGAACCCGGACGTGCCGCACGACCAGACGCTGTTCCGCGGCTGGGAGTCCGGCGACCCCAAGGGCTTCAACACGCTGATCGAGAACGAGGCCGACCTCGCCCACAAGGTCGAGCACTACACGATGGAGTCGCTCGGCGGCGTCGCGCGCTGGACCGACCCGCTGCAGGAGGTGCAGGGGCTCGCGTGGCGCGTCGAGGGCAACGACGATCACACCGAGTTCGTCCTGTACCTGCGCCGCGGCGTGAAGTGGCACGTGCCGAGCGGGGTCGACCTCTCGGACGAACGCTATGCGTGGCTGCGCGGCGAGCACGAGCTGACCGCGCACGACGTCGTGTTCGGCTTCGACATGCTGATGAACCCGCAGGTCGAGAACGGCGCGATCAAGAGCTACTACGGCGACCTCGAGAGCTGGGAGGCGATCGACGACTACACGGTGCGCGTGCGCTGGAGGAAGCCCCTCTACTTCAACCTGTCGCTCTCGATCAGCGCGCCCGTGATCCCCGAGTTCCTCTGGGCGTACGACGAGAGCGGCCAGCGCTTCCCCGACGAGACGATCGGGCTGCGCTTCAACCAGCACTGGTACGCCAGCAAGGGCGTCGTCGGCACCGGGCCGTACCGCATGGCCGAGTACCGCCCGGGCGTCTCGATCACGCTCGAGCGCAACGAGGACTACTGGGGCGAGAAGCCGCCCATCGAGCGCATCGTCTACTCGATCTACAGCGATCCCGAGCGCACGCTGCTGATGCTGAAGTCGCACGAGATCCAGGTGGGCGACCTGCGCCCCGGGCAGTACCGCAACGAGCTCCTGCGCTGGCAGGACGTGCCGGCGGCCGAGCGGCCCGACACGCCGTTCCTGAACGGCGACGTCGAGTGCTCGAAGCAGCTCGACTTCGCGTACTCGTACATCGGCTGGAACGCCGACCGCCCGGTGTTCGCGGACGCGCGCGTGCGCCACGCGATGACGCTCGCGTTCGACCGCCAGGCCATCATCGACGACATCTACGTCGGGCTCGGCGAGATCGCGCCCGGGCCCTTCCTCTCGACGAGCCCGTTCAACGACCCCGACGTCCCGATCGAGCCGTTCGACCTCGAGCGCGCGCGCGCGCTGCTCGCGGAGGCCGGCTGGACGGACAGCGACGGCGACGGCCTGCTCGACCGCGACCTCGACGGCGACGGCACGCGCGAGCCGTTCGAGTTCTCGCTGCTGCTCTTCGCGCACTCGACCGAGGGGCTCGCGCTCGCGAACGTGCTGAAGGACGACCTCTCGAAGATCGGCGTCCGCATGCGGATCGACGCCGCCGAGTGGAGCCTGATGCAGAAGAAGATGGACGAGAAGCAGTTCGACGCGATGTACGCGGGCTGGGCCGTCGGCTGGGAGGGCGACCCCTACCAGATCTGGCACTCGTCGCAGGCCGACGAGCCGAAGGGCTCGAACCGCATCGGCTTCCGCGACCCGGAGGTCGACCGCCTCATCGTCGAGCTGCGGGCGACCTTCGACCGCGACGAGCGCATCCGCATGTACCGGCGCATCCATCGCCGCATCGCCGAGGCGCACGCGGTGTCGTTCTTCCGCGTGCCGTACACGGTCTTCTGCTGGTGGTCGGACGTGAAGGGCGTGAAGTTCCCGATGACGCGTCCGCTCGTCGACAGCCTGCCGTGGTGGATCGAGCCTCGTTGA